The Haloarcula sp. CBA1127 genomic interval CCGGCATCGGCGCGAGCGACATCCACGAGGCCGTCGATATCTACAGCGAGATGCTCGACGACGACGTGACGACCTTCTTCGGACTCGCCGGTGCGATGGTCCCCACCGGGATGCGGGCCATCGTCAGCGAACTCATTCGCGACGGTCACATCGATGTGCTCGTCACGACGGGGGCGAACTGCACCCACGACAGCATCGAGGCCATCGGCGGCAAGCACCACCACGGCGAGGTGACGCCGGACGGTCAGACCGAGCGCGAACACGACGAGACACTTCGTGACGAGGGCGTCGACCGCATCTACAACGTCTACCTCCCGCAGGAGCATTTCGCCCTGTTCGAGAACCACCTCCGGGACGAGGTGTTCTCGACGCTGGAAGACGAAGGAGCGGTTTCGATCCAGCGCATGACGGAGGAACTGGGCCGGGCCAACAGCGAAGTCAACGAGCGCGAGGACGTGCCCGAGGACGCCGGCGTGCTGGCGGCGGCCTATGAGAACGACGTGCCGGTGTACTGCCCGGCCTTCCAAGACTCCGTGCTGGGCCTGCAAGCGTGGATGTACTCCCAGACCAGTGAGTTCACGGTCGATGCGCTTGCGGACATGACCGACATCACGGACATCGCGTACGAAGCCGACAGCGCTGGCGCGATGGTCGTCGGCGGCGGCGTCCCGAAGAACTACGTCCTCCAGACGATGCTCGTCTCGCCCGACGCCTACGACTACGCCGTCCAGTTGACGATGGACCCCTCGAACACCGGCGGTCTCTCCGGCGCGACGCTCGACGAGGCCCGCTCGTGGGGGAAACTTGAAAAGGACGCCCGGAATGTCTCGGTGTATGCCGACGCGACGATTACACTCCCACTGGTCGTGGCTGCGGCCCGTGAGCGCCACAGTACGGAAGCGTAATCACTTCAACGGAGGCGGCTACAGACCCGACCGTTGTGGGACACATCTACTGAGAGGAATATATTCATCATATAAACGGTCTTTCACGACCGCTCGGCAGCGGTACTTAGTATGTCACAGCACATCGGTCGGCGAACGTTCGTCGAAGGAACGGCGGCGACGCTGGCGAGTTCCGGGATTGCAGAGAGCACAGCAGCACAGGAAGCCAATGGCGGCGAGTCGGACACCGATGACGCCACCGACACGGAGGGCGAGAGAATGACCGACGACACGACGCTCATCGCCCACCGCGGGTTCGCCGGCGTCTACCCGGAGAACACAGAACTGGCGGTTGAGGCCGCTTCGTTCGGCGGGCCGGGAGCCCAGACGGCCCACCGGCGCGCCGACATGGTTGAGGTCGATGTCGTGCCGACCGCCGATGGCACGCTCGTCACCTTCCACGACAACGGACTGGCCGAACGCGACGGCGGCGAGCGCGGGCTGACAGACACCGAGGGACTCGTTTTCGAGACCGACACGGATACTGTGACAGGCGCGACTGTCTTGGGGACCGAAGAAACGGTCCCGACGCTTGAGATCGTCATGGACTCGATTCCATCGAGCGTCGCTGTCAATCTGGAGTTCAAGAACCCCGGCAGCGAAGACCTCTCGTTCGCCGAATCGTTGTCGGACCGGGCGCTGTCGACGCAGCGAGAGTTGTGGCAGCCCTACACCGAGCGCGTGCTCGATCTCGTCAGCGAGTACGACAACGATATTCTCGTCTCGTCGTTCTACGAAGCTGCGCTTGCGACTGTCCGTGATTACGACGACTCGGTCCCCGTCGCCTGCCTTTTCTGGGATAGCATCGAGGAGGGACTGGAGGTCACCCGCCGCTACGACTGCGACGCGATGAACGTCCCCCGGCACATGGTTCAGGGAACGCCCTTCTTCAACGACAGCGAGTATATCGACTCCGACCTGAGCGACATCGACCTCGTCGACATCGCCGACGACGAAGACCGAGACCTGAACGTCTGGACAGTCAGCACGTGGTATCAGGCCCGCGAACTGGTCCGGGCCGGCGTCGACGGACTCATTTCCGACTACCCCACTGTGCTCTCGGTTCAAGACTGACGAATGCCGATGCCGAATGTTGAAGGGCCGACCGGCCGACAGCGATAGTATGGAAGCACCGACCGGGGACGCAGGAATCTACGCCCGTGAGTCGTCGTATCTCGACCGGTACGTCCAGCTTGGAGAAGCCGGCGACCGGATCATTTCGCTGTCGTTTCCGTCCCAGCCGGAGGCCGACGCTGGCGAGGACCACGCCCTGCTCGACCGCATCGACGAGTACCTTCAGGGGGTCGAAGACGACTTCACCGACGTCACCGTCGGCCTCACCGTCCCGACCGACCAGCGCACAGTACTGGAAGCCGTCCGGGAGATTCCGTACGGCGAGGACGCCTCCGTCGCACAGGTCGCGCGCATGACGCCG includes:
- a CDS encoding glycerophosphodiester phosphodiesterase is translated as MSQHIGRRTFVEGTAATLASSGIAESTAAQEANGGESDTDDATDTEGERMTDDTTLIAHRGFAGVYPENTELAVEAASFGGPGAQTAHRRADMVEVDVVPTADGTLVTFHDNGLAERDGGERGLTDTEGLVFETDTDTVTGATVLGTEETVPTLEIVMDSIPSSVAVNLEFKNPGSEDLSFAESLSDRALSTQRELWQPYTERVLDLVSEYDNDILVSSFYEAALATVRDYDDSVPVACLFWDSIEEGLEVTRRYDCDAMNVPRHMVQGTPFFNDSEYIDSDLSDIDLVDIADDEDRDLNVWTVSTWYQARELVRAGVDGLISDYPTVLSVQD
- a CDS encoding deoxyhypusine synthase produces the protein MSDHTDERETFHHDPIGHAEARAGMTVGELADSYGEAGIGASDIHEAVDIYSEMLDDDVTTFFGLAGAMVPTGMRAIVSELIRDGHIDVLVTTGANCTHDSIEAIGGKHHHGEVTPDGQTEREHDETLRDEGVDRIYNVYLPQEHFALFENHLRDEVFSTLEDEGAVSIQRMTEELGRANSEVNEREDVPEDAGVLAAAYENDVPVYCPAFQDSVLGLQAWMYSQTSEFTVDALADMTDITDIAYEADSAGAMVVGGGVPKNYVLQTMLVSPDAYDYAVQLTMDPSNTGGLSGATLDEARSWGKLEKDARNVSVYADATITLPLVVAAARERHSTEA
- a CDS encoding MGMT family protein, producing MLKGRPADSDSMEAPTGDAGIYARESSYLDRYVQLGEAGDRIISLSFPSQPEADAGEDHALLDRIDEYLQGVEDDFTDVTVGLTVPTDQRTVLEAVREIPYGEDASVAQVARMTPDLDDDDEDDLAQVREALAANPVPLLIPDHRVRDGPSAAPPPVEQKLRAIEGL